The following are from one region of the Coffea eugenioides isolate CCC68of chromosome 2, Ceug_1.0, whole genome shotgun sequence genome:
- the LOC113762467 gene encoding mitogen-activated protein kinase homolog NTF6-like isoform X2, which translates to MENDKENENNKTIVQLKGIPTHGGKYVQYSVLGNLFEVTSKYIPPIQPVGRGAYGIVCCATNSETKEEVAIKKIGNAFDNRIDAKRTLREIKLLTHMDHENIIKIKDIIRPPEKEKFNEVYIVYELMDTDLHQIICSPQALTEDHCQYFLYQLLRGLKYIHSANVLHRDLKPSNLLLNANCDLKICDFGLARTTTETDYMTEYVVTRWYRAPELLLNCSEYTTAIDIWSVGCILLEIFKREPIFPGRDYAQQLGLIVELLGSPDDEDLGFLRSENARKYVKKLPIFPKKPFSHKFPDVSPVAIDLAERMLVFDPSKRITGTPPVEGALNHPFLSSLHEINEEPTCPSPFIFDFEQTSLSEEEISELIWTESAKFNPDKTES; encoded by the exons ATGGAAAATGACAAGGAAAACGAAAACAACAAAACCATCGTACAGTTAAAAGGCATCCCAACTCACGGCGGAAAATATGTCCAGTACAGTGTGCTGGGAAACCTCTTTGAGGTCACCTCCAAGTACATTCCCCCTATTCAACCCGTTGGCCGTGGCGCTTATGGCATCGTTTG TTGCGCAACTAATTCTGAGACAAAGGAAGAAGTCGCAATCAAGAAAATTGGGAATGCATTTGATAATAGGATTGATGCCAAACGGACCCTTCGCGAGATCAAGCTTCTTACCCATATGGATCATGAAAAT ATTATCAAGATTAAGGATATAATAAGGCCTCCGGAGAAGGAAAAGTTCAATGAGGTTTACATTGTTTATGAGTTAATGGATACTGATCTGCATCAGATAATATGTTCTCCCCAAGCACTCACAGAGGATCACTGCCAA TATTTTCTATATCAGTTATTAAGGGGACTGAAGTACATACACTCTGCCAATGTTCTGCATCGAGATCTAAAACCCAGTAATTTGCTTCTGAATGCCAATTGTGACCTCAAAATTTGTGACTTTGGCCTTGCAAGAACCACCACAGAAACGGACTATATGACCGAGTACGTTGTAACTCGGTGGTATCGCGCTCCTGAGCTACTGTTGAATTGTTCAGAATATACTACGGCAATTGATATTTGGTCAGTTGGCTGCATTTTGCTGGAGATTTTTAAAAGGGAACCTATCTTTCCAGGTAGAGACTACGCTCAGCAACTGGGGCTTATAGTGGAG CTATTGGGGTCCCCAGATGATGAAGATCTTGGATTCCTGCGGAGTGAGAATGCGAGGAAGTATGTGAAGAAGCTTCCCATCTTTCCAAAGAAACCTTTCTCCCACAAATTTCCAGACGTGTCCCCTGTTGCTATTGATCTTGCAGAGAGAATGCTGGTATTTGATCCATCTAAACGCATAACTGGTACACCTCCTG TTGAGGGAGCATTGAATCATCCGTTTCTATCAAGTCTACATGAGATAAATGAGGAGCCTACATGTCCATCCCCTTTCATCTTCGACTTTGAACAGACGTCATTGAGTGAGGAAGAGATAAGCGAGCTCATCTGGACGGAGTCTGCAAAGTTCAACCCGGATAAAACGGAGTCCTAG
- the LOC113762467 gene encoding mitogen-activated protein kinase homolog NTF6-like isoform X3, translated as MENDKENENNKTIVQLKGIPTHGGKYVQYSVLGNLFEVTSKYIPPIQPVGRGAYGIVCCATNSETKEEVAIKKIGNAFDNRIDAKRTLREIKLLTHMDHENIIKIKDIIRPPEKEKFNEVYIVYELMDTDLHQIICSPQALTEDHCQYFLYQLLRGLKYIHSANVLHRDLKPSNLLLNANCDLKICDFGLARTTTETDYMTEYVVTRWYRAPELLLNCSEYTTAIDIWSVGCILLEIFKREPIFPGRDYAQQLGLIVELLGSPDDEDLGFLRSENARKYVKKLPIFPKKPFSHKFPDVSPVAIDLAERMLVFDPSKRITVEGALNHPFLSSLHEINEEPTCPSPFIFDFEQTSLSEEEISELIWTESAKFNPDKTES; from the exons ATGGAAAATGACAAGGAAAACGAAAACAACAAAACCATCGTACAGTTAAAAGGCATCCCAACTCACGGCGGAAAATATGTCCAGTACAGTGTGCTGGGAAACCTCTTTGAGGTCACCTCCAAGTACATTCCCCCTATTCAACCCGTTGGCCGTGGCGCTTATGGCATCGTTTG TTGCGCAACTAATTCTGAGACAAAGGAAGAAGTCGCAATCAAGAAAATTGGGAATGCATTTGATAATAGGATTGATGCCAAACGGACCCTTCGCGAGATCAAGCTTCTTACCCATATGGATCATGAAAAT ATTATCAAGATTAAGGATATAATAAGGCCTCCGGAGAAGGAAAAGTTCAATGAGGTTTACATTGTTTATGAGTTAATGGATACTGATCTGCATCAGATAATATGTTCTCCCCAAGCACTCACAGAGGATCACTGCCAA TATTTTCTATATCAGTTATTAAGGGGACTGAAGTACATACACTCTGCCAATGTTCTGCATCGAGATCTAAAACCCAGTAATTTGCTTCTGAATGCCAATTGTGACCTCAAAATTTGTGACTTTGGCCTTGCAAGAACCACCACAGAAACGGACTATATGACCGAGTACGTTGTAACTCGGTGGTATCGCGCTCCTGAGCTACTGTTGAATTGTTCAGAATATACTACGGCAATTGATATTTGGTCAGTTGGCTGCATTTTGCTGGAGATTTTTAAAAGGGAACCTATCTTTCCAGGTAGAGACTACGCTCAGCAACTGGGGCTTATAGTGGAG CTATTGGGGTCCCCAGATGATGAAGATCTTGGATTCCTGCGGAGTGAGAATGCGAGGAAGTATGTGAAGAAGCTTCCCATCTTTCCAAAGAAACCTTTCTCCCACAAATTTCCAGACGTGTCCCCTGTTGCTATTGATCTTGCAGAGAGAATGCTGGTATTTGATCCATCTAAACGCATAACTG TTGAGGGAGCATTGAATCATCCGTTTCTATCAAGTCTACATGAGATAAATGAGGAGCCTACATGTCCATCCCCTTTCATCTTCGACTTTGAACAGACGTCATTGAGTGAGGAAGAGATAAGCGAGCTCATCTGGACGGAGTCTGCAAAGTTCAACCCGGATAAAACGGAGTCCTAG
- the LOC113762467 gene encoding mitogen-activated protein kinase homolog NTF6-like isoform X1, with the protein MENDKENENNKTIVQLKGIPTHGGKYVQYSVLGNLFEVTSKYIPPIQPVGRGAYGIVCCATNSETKEEVAIKKIGNAFDNRIDAKRTLREIKLLTHMDHENIIKIKDIIRPPEKEKFNEVYIVYELMDTDLHQIICSPQALTEDHCQYFLYQLLRGLKYIHSANVLHRDLKPSNLLLNANCDLKICDFGLARTTTETDYMTEYVVTRWYRAPELLLNCSEYTTAIDIWSVGCILLEIFKREPIFPGRDYAQQLGLIVELLGSPDDEDLGFLRSENARKYVKKLPIFPKKPFSHKFPDVSPVAIDLAERMLVFDPSKRITALLFLFDEVEGALNHPFLSSLHEINEEPTCPSPFIFDFEQTSLSEEEISELIWTESAKFNPDKTES; encoded by the exons ATGGAAAATGACAAGGAAAACGAAAACAACAAAACCATCGTACAGTTAAAAGGCATCCCAACTCACGGCGGAAAATATGTCCAGTACAGTGTGCTGGGAAACCTCTTTGAGGTCACCTCCAAGTACATTCCCCCTATTCAACCCGTTGGCCGTGGCGCTTATGGCATCGTTTG TTGCGCAACTAATTCTGAGACAAAGGAAGAAGTCGCAATCAAGAAAATTGGGAATGCATTTGATAATAGGATTGATGCCAAACGGACCCTTCGCGAGATCAAGCTTCTTACCCATATGGATCATGAAAAT ATTATCAAGATTAAGGATATAATAAGGCCTCCGGAGAAGGAAAAGTTCAATGAGGTTTACATTGTTTATGAGTTAATGGATACTGATCTGCATCAGATAATATGTTCTCCCCAAGCACTCACAGAGGATCACTGCCAA TATTTTCTATATCAGTTATTAAGGGGACTGAAGTACATACACTCTGCCAATGTTCTGCATCGAGATCTAAAACCCAGTAATTTGCTTCTGAATGCCAATTGTGACCTCAAAATTTGTGACTTTGGCCTTGCAAGAACCACCACAGAAACGGACTATATGACCGAGTACGTTGTAACTCGGTGGTATCGCGCTCCTGAGCTACTGTTGAATTGTTCAGAATATACTACGGCAATTGATATTTGGTCAGTTGGCTGCATTTTGCTGGAGATTTTTAAAAGGGAACCTATCTTTCCAGGTAGAGACTACGCTCAGCAACTGGGGCTTATAGTGGAG CTATTGGGGTCCCCAGATGATGAAGATCTTGGATTCCTGCGGAGTGAGAATGCGAGGAAGTATGTGAAGAAGCTTCCCATCTTTCCAAAGAAACCTTTCTCCCACAAATTTCCAGACGTGTCCCCTGTTGCTATTGATCTTGCAGAGAGAATGCTGGTATTTGATCCATCTAAACGCATAACTG CATTACTGTTTCTGTTTGATGAAGTTGAGGGAGCATTGAATCATCCGTTTCTATCAAGTCTACATGAGATAAATGAGGAGCCTACATGTCCATCCCCTTTCATCTTCGACTTTGAACAGACGTCATTGAGTGAGGAAGAGATAAGCGAGCTCATCTGGACGGAGTCTGCAAAGTTCAACCCGGATAAAACGGAGTCCTAG
- the LOC113758941 gene encoding protein PTST, chloroplastic-like: MMRLLLQILRNNSSLKSELNGGTKASALPKLFSRWLHAPTQPPSFGIAFDIDGVLLRGETSTGGSPQALRRLYYHSANSCSISALKVPYVFLTNGGGVPESERAKELSKQLGVDILPLQVIQGHTPFRELVKSAKVYVFLYQLKALLLDSERSKIIKKLSDANQYNRVLKRQLQSKEDSLVNFKSELAVLELEIQALVSLAEEIANYEIPEGSRKIRGRYIQSHLLSRLEAVQEKLREQTKDVDAAQSKEVPLYWYGVAESVQVMGSFDGWSQGEHLSPEYTGSYTKFSTTLMLRPGRYEIKFLVDGEWNLSPEFPTIGEGLMQNNLLIVE; encoded by the exons ATGATGAGGCTGCTTCTCCAAATCCTAAGGAACAATTCTTCACTGAAGAGTGAACTGAATGGTGGCACAAAAGCTTCGGCACTTCCCAAACTCTTTTCTCGCTGGCTTCACGCTCCCACACAACCACC ATCGTTTGGCATTGCCTTCGACATTGACGGCGTCCTTCTCCGGGGCGAAACTTCCACCGGCGGCTCTCCTCAAGCTCTCAGGCGTCTCTACTACCACTCTGCAAATTCCTGCTCAATCA GTGCTTTGAAGGTTCCTTATGTTTTTCTGACAAATG GAGGTGGAGTTCCTGAATCTGAAAGAGCCAAGGAGTTAAGCAAACAGTTGGGTGTTGATATTTTGCCCTTGCAG GTTATACAGGGCCATACTCCATTCAGAGAACTTGTTAAAAG TGCTAAGGTTTATGTATTCCTGTATCAGTTGAAGGCATTGCTTCTTGATTCTGAAAGATCAAAGATCATCAAGAAACTTAGTGATGCTAATCAGTACAATCGAGTTCTGAAACGACAG TTGCAAAGCAAGGAGGATTCGTTGGTTAATTTTAAAAGTGAACTTGCTGTTCTGGAGCTGGAGATTCAG GCATTGGTCAGTTTAGCTGAAGAAATTGCTAATTATGAAATTCCAGAAGGTTCGAGGAAGATACGTGGGAGGTACATTCAGTCTCACCTCCTTTCAAGGCTAGAAG CTGTACAAGAAAAATTGAGGGAACAGACAAAGGATGTGGATGCTGCTCAATCCAAAGAGGTTCCTTTATATTGGTATGGAGTGGCAGAG AGTGTACAAGTAATGGGTTCCTTTGATGGATGGAGTCAAGGTGAGCACCTATCACCAGAGTACACTGGTTCTTACACGAAATTCTCCACGACATTGATGCTGAGACCTGGAAG GTATGAAATTAAATTCTTGGTTGATGGAGAATGGAACTTGTCGCCAGAATTCCCTACTATTGGTGAAGGGTTGATGCAAAACAACTTGTTAATCGTGGAATAG
- the LOC113763833 gene encoding uncharacterized protein LOC113763833 — MGQIKPSPDFMSETNHKPMDVRVLKKSISDKMLLPKPKKKNDEKKNGKNNSNNKFLITINVLGSAGPVRFVVNENDSVSEVIDAALKLYARQDRLPVLGSDVNSFLLYPANAGLDALILSESIGLQGVRNFVLCKKQRRPQMTEARSEMISRKRSGSWVKAWFNKSLSSKTLSH; from the exons ATGGGACAGATCAAACCATCTCCTGATTTTATGAGTGAAACAAACCACAAACCTATGGATGTCAGGGTGTTGAAGAAAAGTATATCTGACAAGATGTTGCTGCCAAAGCCCAAGAAAAAGAATGACGAGAAGAAGAATGGAAAGAATAATAGTAACAATAAGTTCTTGATTACAATAAACGTCCTTGGTAGCGCTGGACCCGTAAGGTTTGTGGTGAACGAGAATGACAGTGTCTCAGAAGTGATAGATGCAGCCCTAAAACTTTATGCCCGCCAGGATCGCCTTCCCGTTCTTGGTTCTGATGTCAACAGTTTCCTTCTCTATCCAGCCAATGCAGGATTGGACG CTCTCATCCTATCAGAGTCAATAGGATTGCAGGGAGTGAGGAACTTTGTCCTCTGCAAGAAGCAGAGGCGGCCACAGATGACAGAGGCAAGGTCGGAGATGATTTCTCGTAAGAGGAGTGGCAGTTGGGTGAAGGCGTGGTTTAACAAGTCCCTGAGCTCCAAGACGTTATCGCACTGA
- the LOC113758956 gene encoding L-type lectin-domain containing receptor kinase IX.1 produces the protein MYGGEAVASVVAIEFYNVNYLYRCFDPISHFPFLPLFLTVDAFHRAFHLPLSLPFCNSFLLLLFLILFSCLANAISFQITRFSPDLSTILYRGDAIASVGAIEFNNVDYLYQVGQAIYSQPVPIWDSHSRKVADFTTHFSFTIDTQNRTPYGHGLAFFLAPIVFQIPPNSGGGFLGLFNTSTSDSSQNQIVSIEFDSFANPEWDPPFEHVGINKNSIASSITTPWNASLHSGDTADAWIVYNSSTQNLSVFWNYGSSPNSSLSLKIDLKEILPQWAIIGFSAATGLHVERHTLESWEFSSNLDMTKTSGRKAKEIGLIVGLTAAGAILIAGGVIAIVVLRRKIQSAKWNPQMAANLTSSMNDDFERGTGPKRFSFKDLASATNNFSNERKLGEGGFGKVYKGELIDLNIAVAVKKFSRGSKQGKKQYVTEVKIISSLRHRNLVQLIGWCHDQNEFLLVYEFMPNGSLDTHLFGRKNLLSWSVRYKIAIGLASALLYLHEEWEQCVIHRDIKSSNVMLDSNFNAKLGDFGLARLMDHELGPQTTGVAGTFGYLAPEYVSTGRPSKESDVYSFGVVALEIASGRKSTDPMPTHEKSETGLLEWVWDLYGSGKLSSAMDGRLNNDFDLKQFECLLTVGLWCAHPDRSLRPTIKQAIQALNFEATLPNLPTKMPVPIYDVPNIISSSAEPLITCTSIDVGR, from the coding sequence TTGCTTGGCTAACGCCATATCTTTTCAGATAACTCGTTTCAGTCCCGATTTAAGCACCATACTTTACCGCGGAGATGCAATAGCTTCAGTTGGAGCAATTGAATTCAACAATGTTGATTATCTTTATCAGGTTGGTCAAGCTATCTATTCTCAGCCTGTTCCTATCTGGGATTCACACTCCAGGAAAGTGGCTGACTTCACCACTCATTTCTCCTTCACAATTGACACTCAAAATCGTACCCCTTACGGCCACGGGCTTGCTTTCTTTCTTGCTCCTattgtttttcaaattccaCCGAACTCAGGTGGAGGATTTTTAGGTCTATTCAATACCAGCACAAGTGATTCCTCCCAGAACCAGATAGTTTCGATTGAATTTGATTCATTTGCAAATCCAGAATGGGATCCTCCTTTTGAACATGTTGGTATCAACAAAAACTCAATTGCTTCATCTATAACCACGCCCTGGAATGCCAGCTTGCACAGTGGAGACACTGCTGATGCTTGGATTGTCTACAATTCTTCTACACAAAATCTTAGTGTTTTCTGGAATTATGGATCAAGTCCTAACTCTAGTCTTTCTCTTAAGATAGATTTGAAGGAGATTCTTCCTCAATGGGCTATAATTGGATTTTCAGCTGCCACAGGTTTGCATGTTGAAAGACACACACTCGAATCATGGGAATTCAGTTCAAACCTTGATATGACAAAGACAAGTGGGAGAAAAGCAAAGGAAATTGGGTTAATTGTAGGCTTGACAGCCGCTGGAGCAATCTTAATTGCAGGTGGAGTAATAGCGATTGTAGTTTTAAGGAGAAAAATACAATCTGCAAAGTGGAACCCACAGATGGCTGCCAACTTGACAAGTTCTATGAACGATGATTTTGAAAGGGGGACAGGACCAAAAAGGTTTTCTTTCAAAGATCTTGCTTCAGCTACTAATAATTTCTCAAACGAGAGAAAGTTGGGTGAGGGAGGATTTGGAAAGGTTTACAAAGGTGAACTCATTGATCTGAATATTGCAGTGGCTGTGAAGAAGTTCTCAAGGGGTTCTAAGCAGGGGAAAAAGCAGTACGTAACTGAAGTAAAGATCATAAGTAGTTTGAGGCATCGAAATTTGGTCCAGCTAATCGGCTGGTGCCATGATCAAAATGAGTTCTTGCTTGTCTATGAATTCATGCCAAATGGAAGCCTGGATACTCATCTATTTGGCAGGAAAAATCTTCTGAGTTGGAGTGTGAGATACAAAATAGCAATTGGGTTGGCATCTGCTTTGCTGTATCTTCATGAAGAATGGGAACAATGTGTGATACATAGGGATATCAAATCAAGTAACGTAATGCTAGATTCAAATTTTAATGCCAAGCTTGGAGATTTTGGTTTGGCTAGACTTATGGACCATGAACTAGGACCACAAACGACAGGCGTGGCTGGAACGTTTGGCTACTTAGCCCCTGAATATGTGAGCACAGGCAGGCCTAGCAAGGAGTCCGATGTATATAGCTTTGGGGTGGTTGCTTTAGAAATTGCCAGTGGAAGGAAGTCAACCGATCCAATGCCAACACACGAAAAATCCGAAACAGGGCTCCTGGAGTGGGTTTGGGACTTGTATGGATCGGGGAAACTTTCTTCAGCTATGGACGGGAGGTTAAACAACGATTTTGATCTTAAACAATTTGAGTGTTTGTTGACAGTAGGTTTGTGGTGTGCTCATCCGGACCGCAGCCTAAGGCCAACCATAAAACAAGCAATTCAAGCCCTCAACTTTGAGGCAACACTTCCCAATCTTCCAACCAAAATGCCTGTGCCCATCTACGATGTTCCAAATATTATTAGTTCTTCAGCGGAGCCTTTAATAACCTGCACAAGCATTGATGTGGGCCGTTGA